A part of Podarcis raffonei isolate rPodRaf1 chromosome 12, rPodRaf1.pri, whole genome shotgun sequence genomic DNA contains:
- the RNF32 gene encoding RING finger protein 32 isoform X1 — protein sequence MSEASFHTEDNEIIIASSSMMQTKYSKGSSSKRDSVALIAVALQDHILHNLQLQNLSLADPFKSKTQSKKNSYKPVKKETVRAVVDTGLKKTSRHQQKNEDPEKEYVLDPCPQPLTLAQQLGLVEPPAMPLTIEEWEHVKQRSIKQGDSVQPCAICREEFALQPQVLLSCSHVFHKACLKAFERFAGKKTCPMCRKIQYQTRVIHDGAHLFKIKCATRIQAFWRGHIVRKWYKKLRKTVPPKDAKLRKKFFEEKFSEICQRLLNSYDTRIDELFSEIDSNVAESQNVFQQLDKKLGPGIDEVEWEKIQMQAFRQDIVDCPICIMPLIYPTHLQDGIPQASYPSCSSKTVLLSCSHMFHSTCVQAFEDFSLGGKPICPLCRSHYQKKILN from the exons ATGAGTGAAGCATCCTTCCATACTGAAGATAACGAAATCATCATTGCCTCCAGTTCCATGATGCAAACAAAGTATAGCAAG GGGAGTTCCTCCAAACGAGACTCTGTAGCACTTATCGCCGTGGCATTACAAGATCACATTTTACATAATCTTCAGCTGCAGAATCTTTCATTAGCAGATCCTTTTAAGTCAAAGACACAGAGTAAAAAGAATTCATACAAACCTGTGAAGAAGGAGACAGTCAGAGCAGTAGTTGATACTGGACTAAAGAAAACAAGCAGGCACcaacaaaaaaatgaagatccaGAAAAGGAGTATGTTCTTGATCCTTGTCCTCAGCCTCTCACGTTAG CTCAGCAACTTGGGTTGGTGGAACCTCCTGCCATGCCACTAACCATTGAGGAATGGGAGCATGTGAAACAACGATCCATAAAACAAGGAGACTCAGTTCAACCTTGTGCCATATGCAGAGAAGAATTTGCACTTCAGCCACAG GTGCTGCTGTCATGTTCTCATGTGTTTCACAAA GCATGCCTGAAAGCTTTTGAAAGATTTGCAGGTAAAAAGACCTGTCCAATGTGTAGAAAGATCCAGTATCAGACCCGAGTAATTCATGATGGAGCACACCTATTTAAAATAAAGTGTGCTACAAG AATTCAAGCTTTTTGGCGGGGGCATATTGTTAGGAAATGGTATAAAAAGCTAAGAAAAACAGTGCCTCCAAAAGATGCCAAATTAAGGAAAAAATTCTTTGAAGAAAAG TTTTCAGAGATCTGCCAACGATTATTGAATTCATACGATACCCGCATAGACGAACTCTTCTCCGAGATTGATTCTAATGTAGCTGAAAGTCAAAACGTGTTTCAGCAGCTAGACAAGAAGTTGGGCCCAGGCATAGATGAAGTTGAATGGGAAAAGATACAGATGCAG GCGTTCCGGCAAGACATAGTTGACTGCCCAATTTGCATTATGCCGCTCATCTACCCCACTCACCTGCAGGACGGAATTCCCCAAGCCAGCTACCCATCATGCTCCAGCAAGACCGTTCTGCTCTCCTGTTCACACATGTTTCATAGTACCTGTGT
- the RNF32 gene encoding RING finger protein 32 isoform X2: MSEASFHTEDNEIIIASSSMMQTKYSKGSSSKRDSVALIAVALQDHILHNLQLQNLSLADPFKSKTQSKKNSYKPVKKETVRAVVDTGLKKTSRHQQKNEDPEKEYVLDPCPQPLTLAQQLGLVEPPAMPLTIEEWEHVKQRSIKQGDSVQPCAICREEFALQPQVLLSCSHVFHKACLKAFERFAGKKTCPMCRKIQYQTRVIHDGAHLFKIKCATRIQAFWRGHIVRKWYKKLRKTVPPKDAKLRKKFFEEKAFRQDIVDCPICIMPLIYPTHLQDGIPQASYPSCSSKTVLLSCSHMFHSTCVQAFEDFSLGGKPICPLCRSHYQKKILN, encoded by the exons ATGAGTGAAGCATCCTTCCATACTGAAGATAACGAAATCATCATTGCCTCCAGTTCCATGATGCAAACAAAGTATAGCAAG GGGAGTTCCTCCAAACGAGACTCTGTAGCACTTATCGCCGTGGCATTACAAGATCACATTTTACATAATCTTCAGCTGCAGAATCTTTCATTAGCAGATCCTTTTAAGTCAAAGACACAGAGTAAAAAGAATTCATACAAACCTGTGAAGAAGGAGACAGTCAGAGCAGTAGTTGATACTGGACTAAAGAAAACAAGCAGGCACcaacaaaaaaatgaagatccaGAAAAGGAGTATGTTCTTGATCCTTGTCCTCAGCCTCTCACGTTAG CTCAGCAACTTGGGTTGGTGGAACCTCCTGCCATGCCACTAACCATTGAGGAATGGGAGCATGTGAAACAACGATCCATAAAACAAGGAGACTCAGTTCAACCTTGTGCCATATGCAGAGAAGAATTTGCACTTCAGCCACAG GTGCTGCTGTCATGTTCTCATGTGTTTCACAAA GCATGCCTGAAAGCTTTTGAAAGATTTGCAGGTAAAAAGACCTGTCCAATGTGTAGAAAGATCCAGTATCAGACCCGAGTAATTCATGATGGAGCACACCTATTTAAAATAAAGTGTGCTACAAG AATTCAAGCTTTTTGGCGGGGGCATATTGTTAGGAAATGGTATAAAAAGCTAAGAAAAACAGTGCCTCCAAAAGATGCCAAATTAAGGAAAAAATTCTTTGAAGAAAAG GCGTTCCGGCAAGACATAGTTGACTGCCCAATTTGCATTATGCCGCTCATCTACCCCACTCACCTGCAGGACGGAATTCCCCAAGCCAGCTACCCATCATGCTCCAGCAAGACCGTTCTGCTCTCCTGTTCACACATGTTTCATAGTACCTGTGT